The proteins below come from a single Candidatus Neomarinimicrobiota bacterium genomic window:
- a CDS encoding aminodeoxychorismate/anthranilate synthase component II, which translates to MILVLDNYDSFTYNLVQYIGHFTEEVEVIRNDALPLEELRRKSPEKIIISPGPGRPENAGLSVAVVQELGPTIPILGVCLGHQAVAAAYGGKVVQAPEIRHGKLSTIKHNGRSLFSGIPSPLQATRYHSLIVEEASLPAELLVTARSDSGLVMGIAHQSHPVLGVQFHPESILTEYGLHMIENFIVRFP; encoded by the coding sequence GTGATCCTCGTTCTGGATAACTACGATTCCTTTACTTATAACCTTGTGCAGTACATCGGCCACTTCACGGAGGAGGTTGAGGTGATCCGCAACGACGCCCTGCCTCTGGAAGAGCTGCGGCGAAAGTCACCGGAGAAGATCATAATTTCCCCTGGACCCGGCCGCCCGGAGAATGCCGGGCTATCGGTAGCGGTGGTGCAGGAGCTGGGACCCACCATCCCGATCCTGGGCGTTTGTTTGGGGCATCAGGCCGTTGCCGCCGCCTATGGCGGTAAGGTCGTCCAAGCCCCGGAAATCCGTCACGGCAAACTTTCCACCATCAAACATAATGGCCGCAGCCTGTTTAGCGGCATCCCATCACCACTCCAGGCCACCCGGTATCACTCACTTATAGTGGAGGAAGCTTCCCTACCAGCAGAGCTGCTAGTGACGGCCCGGAGCGATAGCGGTCTGGTGATGGGGATCGCGCACCAATCCCATCCCGTGCTGGGAGTGCAATTTCACCCCGAATCCATCCTGACCGAATATGGATTGCACATGATCGAAAACTTCATCGTGAGGTTCCCATGA
- the trpD gene encoding anthranilate phosphoribosyltransferase, whose translation MKTILNQLLGHQDLSMPEAHDVMVRIMSGEFNDSQIAAFLVALRAKGETSSEIAGFAQAMRDKMIKVPISVDAIDMCGTGGDAKGTFNISTVASFVVAGAGVPVAKHGNRSVTSDSGSADVLAALGVDIDMKPDKVAEAVEQVGLGFMFPPSLHPAMKHVMPARRSLSIRTVFNILGPLSNPAGAQRQLLGIFDGTLTETLAKVLRKLGSKQALLVYGEDGLDELTTTTSSKMSHLLETGIVKSSILNPSSLGLPRASLADLKGGSPEENAKITIDILRGQVGPKRDVVLLNAAAGLMVGGAVAELKDGIALAAESIDSGRALKVLENLVAF comes from the coding sequence ATGAAAACCATTCTAAACCAGCTCCTGGGCCACCAGGACCTTTCCATGCCCGAAGCCCATGACGTCATGGTACGCATCATGTCGGGCGAGTTTAACGATAGCCAAATTGCCGCCTTTTTGGTGGCACTCAGAGCCAAGGGTGAAACCTCTTCAGAGATCGCCGGTTTCGCCCAGGCCATGCGGGACAAAATGATCAAGGTGCCCATTTCAGTGGACGCGATCGACATGTGCGGTACCGGAGGGGATGCCAAGGGAACCTTCAATATCTCCACCGTCGCCTCTTTCGTGGTGGCCGGAGCGGGCGTCCCGGTAGCCAAGCACGGAAATCGCTCTGTCACCAGCGACTCCGGGTCGGCGGATGTCCTGGCGGCCTTAGGGGTGGACATCGATATGAAGCCCGACAAGGTTGCTGAAGCGGTTGAGCAGGTAGGGCTCGGCTTTATGTTCCCACCCTCGCTTCACCCGGCTATGAAGCACGTCATGCCGGCGCGGAGATCTCTGAGCATCCGTACCGTTTTTAACATTCTGGGACCCCTCTCCAATCCCGCCGGAGCCCAGCGACAGCTGCTGGGCATCTTTGACGGCACCCTTACCGAGACCCTGGCCAAAGTGCTCAGAAAGCTGGGCTCCAAGCAGGCATTACTGGTCTACGGGGAGGATGGCCTCGATGAGCTCACCACCACCACGTCCTCCAAGATGAGCCATCTGCTGGAGACCGGTATCGTGAAATCGTCGATTCTCAATCCAAGCAGTCTGGGTTTGCCCCGGGCGTCTCTGGCTGACCTCAAAGGAGGATCACCCGAAGAAAATGCCAAGATTACCATAGACATTCTCCGGGGACAGGTCGGCCCTAAGCGGGATGTGGTGCTGCTGAATGCTGCTGCCGGACTCATGGTGGGAGGGGCAGTGGCTGAACTTAAAGATGGTATTGCGCTGGCTGCCGAATCCATCGACAGCGGCCGGGCACTCAAGGTACTGGAAAACCTGGTAGCCTTCTAA
- the trpC gene encoding indole-3-glycerol phosphate synthase TrpC, which translates to MSILDEILAHKAEEVRQRQERHPVEAFPPRPGEVRDFRGALGKPGLQVIAEVKRRSPSIGNIRMELEPSHLARSYAQAGAAAISVLTDEKYFGGSLEHLMEVRTAVDLPVLQKDFIISEYQVYESYQAGADAILLIADALPQERLEALYWLARSLGLHVLVEGYSESALTRLRQLMPRLAGINSRNLATMKIDLEFMLWSRHLLPTAAIHVAESGIANSADLAKVEQAGYDAALIGTALLRESDPGATLRRFLASLNPEESSG; encoded by the coding sequence ATGTCTATTCTGGATGAAATATTAGCCCATAAGGCCGAAGAGGTCCGTCAACGCCAAGAACGCCATCCGGTGGAGGCCTTCCCTCCCAGGCCCGGCGAGGTGCGTGACTTTCGCGGGGCTCTAGGAAAGCCCGGGCTACAGGTCATTGCTGAAGTGAAGCGGAGATCACCATCTATAGGGAATATCCGGATGGAGCTGGAGCCTTCCCACCTGGCCCGCAGCTACGCCCAAGCTGGCGCGGCGGCGATCTCCGTTCTTACCGATGAAAAATATTTCGGCGGCAGCCTGGAACACCTAATGGAAGTGCGCACCGCCGTTGATCTCCCCGTGTTGCAAAAAGACTTTATTATCAGCGAGTATCAGGTGTACGAGTCCTATCAGGCTGGTGCTGATGCCATCCTCCTGATCGCCGATGCCCTGCCACAAGAACGGCTGGAAGCACTATACTGGCTGGCCCGTTCCCTGGGGCTTCACGTACTGGTGGAAGGCTATAGTGAGAGTGCCCTCACGCGGCTTCGCCAGCTGATGCCGCGATTAGCAGGCATAAATTCTCGGAACCTTGCCACGATGAAGATAGATCTGGAGTTCATGCTCTGGTCACGCCATCTCCTGCCAACAGCAGCTATTCACGTGGCTGAGTCCGGTATCGCTAACTCGGCCGACCTGGCCAAGGTAGAGCAGGCCGGATACGACGCCGCCCTCATCGGCACGGCCCTGCTTAGAGAAAGTGACCCCGGGGCTACCCTGCGCCGCTTTCTGGCCAGCCTCAACCCGGAGGAGTCATCGGGATGA
- a CDS encoding phosphoribosylanthranilate isomerase: protein MIPVKICGITREKDARLAAQLGAAALGFIFYPLSPRYITPEKARAIAEAVGSHPRKVGVFVNASIEEINHIVVKAGLDLVQLSGNEPPEVCRRVTAPVIKAFRVGTDFQPALAEPYDVHAILLDTHSPGSFGGTGKTFEWSRINRDAFTRPLILSGGLNSRNILRGIEALRPHAVDVNSGVEASPGVKDHVKMNRLFAVLSQTQADDEQVF from the coding sequence ATGATACCCGTCAAGATCTGCGGTATTACCCGCGAAAAGGACGCCCGCCTGGCAGCCCAGCTCGGCGCAGCAGCACTGGGATTCATCTTCTATCCCCTCAGTCCCCGCTATATTACGCCCGAAAAGGCCCGGGCCATCGCTGAGGCAGTCGGCAGCCACCCTCGCAAGGTGGGGGTTTTTGTGAACGCATCTATAGAAGAGATCAACCACATTGTTGTCAAGGCAGGCCTGGACCTGGTGCAGCTAAGTGGCAATGAGCCGCCGGAGGTCTGCCGGCGCGTGACCGCCCCCGTGATCAAGGCCTTCCGAGTAGGAACGGATTTCCAACCAGCGCTTGCGGAACCCTATGATGTCCACGCTATTCTGTTGGATACCCATTCCCCAGGCAGTTTCGGCGGCACGGGCAAGACCTTCGAATGGTCCCGGATTAATCGGGACGCCTTCACCAGACCCCTAATTCTCTCGGGAGGGCTGAATTCCAGGAATATCCTCAGGGGTATCGAAGCGCTCCGTCCCCACGCGGTGGACGTCAACAGCGGCGTAGAGGCCAGTCCCGGCGTGAAAGACCATGTGAAAATGAACCGCCTGTTCGCTGTTCTATCCCAAACTCAGGCAGATGATGAACAAGTCTTCTAA
- the trpB gene encoding tryptophan synthase subunit beta, with product MMNKSSKLKSSGYAQPDSHGRFGEFGGQYVPETLLPALQALEQAYAAAKADRNFQDELDHLFHHYAGRPTPLYHARQLSRELGANLYLKREDLAYTGAHKINNTLGQILLARRMGKTRIIAETGAGQHGVATASVAAQFGLTCLVYMGEEDMHRQRLNVFRMELLGAEVRPVASGTKTLKEATSEAIRDWVANVEDTHYLLGSVVGPHPYPMLVRDFQTVIGRETKLQFAQQVGGLPDLLVACVGGGSNAIGLFHPFLDDPVRMVGVEAAGRGLDSGAHAATLIKGTKGVLHGSASYLLQTDDGQVQLPHSISAGLDYPGVGPEHSYLKERGRVTYLSATDDEALTAFQWLAEKEGIIPALEPAHALAALQQKKIDLAEGMNVILCLSGRGDKDVQTVAAALGRGIS from the coding sequence ATGATGAACAAGTCTTCTAAGCTCAAGTCGTCAGGCTATGCTCAACCCGACAGCCATGGCCGCTTCGGTGAATTTGGTGGCCAGTATGTGCCGGAAACCCTGCTCCCAGCCCTTCAAGCCTTGGAACAGGCCTATGCAGCCGCGAAAGCGGATCGAAATTTCCAGGACGAATTGGATCATTTATTCCACCATTATGCCGGGCGACCAACACCTTTGTACCATGCCAGGCAACTCAGCAGAGAGTTGGGCGCCAACCTCTATTTAAAGCGGGAAGACCTGGCCTATACCGGCGCCCATAAAATCAATAATACTCTCGGGCAAATCCTGCTGGCCCGGCGGATGGGCAAGACGCGCATTATAGCCGAGACCGGTGCCGGCCAGCACGGGGTAGCTACAGCCTCGGTGGCGGCCCAATTCGGCCTGACGTGCCTGGTGTACATGGGGGAGGAGGACATGCATCGCCAGCGACTCAATGTCTTCCGCATGGAGCTGCTGGGTGCGGAAGTCCGGCCTGTAGCTAGCGGCACCAAAACCCTGAAAGAGGCCACCAGTGAGGCCATCCGCGATTGGGTTGCCAATGTAGAAGATACTCACTACCTCCTTGGGTCAGTCGTAGGCCCCCATCCCTACCCCATGCTGGTCCGTGACTTCCAGACGGTGATCGGACGGGAAACAAAGCTGCAATTCGCACAGCAGGTAGGAGGATTGCCGGACCTGCTGGTAGCTTGTGTGGGCGGTGGCAGTAACGCCATTGGTCTATTCCATCCCTTCCTGGACGACCCGGTGCGTATGGTGGGCGTAGAAGCCGCCGGTCGGGGATTGGACTCAGGTGCCCATGCCGCCACCCTTATTAAAGGAACCAAAGGAGTGCTCCACGGCTCAGCCAGCTATCTCCTCCAGACCGACGACGGGCAGGTACAGCTGCCCCACTCCATCAGCGCCGGTCTCGATTACCCCGGCGTGGGACCGGAACATAGCTACTTGAAGGAACGAGGCCGGGTGACTTATCTATCAGCCACTGATGACGAGGCCCTGACGGCCTTCCAGTGGCTGGCGGAAAAGGAGGGGATCATTCCGGCCCTCGAACCGGCTCACGCCCTGGCGGCCCTGCAGCAGAAAAAAATTGATCTCGCTGAAGGAATGAACGTGATCCTGTGTTTGTCCGGTCGCGGGGATAAGGATGTCCAGACAGTGGCCGCTGCCCTCGGTAGGGGCATCTCGTGA
- the trpA gene encoding tryptophan synthase subunit alpha has product MRRIARLFRSPGKKLVPFFTAGFPQLESTLPLVLAAEKAGAQMVEIGMPFSDPLADGPVIQRTSQTALANGVTIPWILDTVAQIRKRSQLPITLMGYINPLLKMGLETFLARAQASGVDGLIIPDLPPEQGAEFYQQARKLGISTIYLVAPNTPDARIQHLSREAEDLLYAVSILGVTGSTLSARQGLARYLDRVRAASEVPFVVGFGLTTPEDIHQVAARADGVVVGSALLARIEKSSDPVQETTQFLRSLAAALAQEKRPAGQDKRNA; this is encoded by the coding sequence GTGAGGCGCATCGCCCGGCTCTTTCGCTCCCCCGGCAAAAAGTTGGTGCCCTTCTTTACCGCCGGCTTCCCGCAGCTGGAGAGCACCCTGCCACTGGTGCTGGCGGCCGAAAAGGCCGGCGCCCAGATGGTGGAAATCGGCATGCCTTTTTCAGACCCTCTGGCTGATGGTCCCGTCATCCAGCGCACCAGCCAGACAGCTCTGGCAAATGGCGTCACCATACCTTGGATCCTCGACACAGTAGCGCAAATTCGTAAGCGGTCTCAGTTACCCATCACTCTCATGGGCTACATTAACCCGCTTTTAAAGATGGGTCTGGAAACATTCCTTGCTCGTGCTCAGGCATCTGGAGTTGATGGGCTCATCATCCCTGATCTGCCACCCGAGCAAGGGGCGGAGTTCTACCAGCAGGCCCGCAAACTGGGCATCAGCACTATTTATCTGGTAGCCCCCAATACCCCGGACGCACGCATTCAACACCTGAGCCGGGAAGCGGAAGACCTCCTTTATGCTGTTTCCATACTTGGCGTCACGGGATCAACCCTGTCCGCCCGGCAGGGTCTGGCTCGCTACCTGGATCGGGTGCGGGCAGCATCAGAAGTCCCCTTTGTGGTCGGTTTCGGCCTGACCACCCCGGAAGACATACACCAGGTTGCAGCCAGAGCGGACGGCGTGGTAGTGGGCAGCGCACTGCTGGCCCGTATCGAAAAATCTAGCGACCCGGTCCAGGAGACGACTCAGTTCTTAAGAAGCTTAGCCGCGGCCTTAGCCCAAGAGAAACGACCCGCCGGTCAGGATAAAAGAAATGCGTAG
- a CDS encoding prephenate dehydrogenase/arogenate dehydrogenase family protein, protein MTVKGERPRVGIIGFGRFGPVLARLLMPKHEVLAYDIVDITERARSAGAKPASWEEVAKAPTIFLAVPIRRLKKVVAALVPDVKPGTAVMDVCSVKVYPATVMKEYFPPAITTIASHPLFGPDSSYQGFQNLPLVMYPVSPRSQLFDDWVRYFRDQGLRVIEMSPEEHDRLAARSQGITHFIGRVLTEFGIAPTPIDTEGFRDLQLVVEQTCYDSFELFHDLENFNPYTMEMIDAVMKAVDQVKQSILRRE, encoded by the coding sequence ATGACAGTCAAGGGAGAACGACCGAGGGTAGGTATCATCGGGTTCGGTCGTTTCGGGCCGGTGCTAGCCCGCCTACTCATGCCCAAGCATGAGGTGTTAGCCTATGATATTGTTGACATCACAGAGCGGGCAAGATCGGCTGGGGCTAAACCAGCCAGCTGGGAGGAGGTGGCGAAGGCCCCCACCATTTTCCTGGCCGTCCCAATCCGCCGCCTTAAGAAAGTGGTGGCCGCGCTGGTACCCGATGTAAAACCCGGCACCGCCGTCATGGACGTCTGTTCAGTGAAAGTCTACCCAGCCACCGTGATGAAAGAGTATTTCCCGCCGGCGATCACAACCATTGCCTCCCATCCCCTTTTCGGGCCCGATTCCAGTTACCAGGGATTCCAGAACCTGCCGCTGGTGATGTACCCCGTCTCCCCCCGCTCACAGCTGTTTGATGATTGGGTACGGTACTTTCGGGACCAGGGACTGCGGGTAATTGAGATGTCACCGGAAGAACACGACCGCCTTGCAGCCCGGAGCCAGGGCATCACTCACTTCATCGGGCGGGTGCTCACAGAGTTCGGCATCGCCCCCACCCCTATTGACACAGAGGGCTTCCGGGATCTGCAGCTGGTGGTAGAACAGACCTGCTACGACAGTTTCGAACTCTTTCACGACCTGGAAAATTTCAATCCCTACACCATGGAAATGATCGACGCCGTCATGAAGGCTGTGGATCAAGTGAAACAATCGATTCTACGGAGAGAATGA
- the aroF gene encoding 3-deoxy-7-phosphoheptulonate synthase, with protein sequence MLVIMDARATDEDIQRVENRIRELGYKAHPIPGATRLAIGVTGNQGIEDRIYLEGLPGVQQVIPVTKPYKLASRETKPENSVVTVGHVKFGDGSVVMIAGPCAVESREQTLRIAEAVASLGAQMLRGGAYKPRTSPYTFQGLGEPGLVILAEARERTGLPVVTEVVDPGLAPLVAKYADMLQIGTRNMQNFELLKEVGKLGKPVLMKRGMSATLDETLMSAEYLMSHGTHDVVICERGVRTFASHARNTLDVSVIPALKQVSHLPIIVDPSHASGNRNSVIPLALAGVGAGADGLIVDVHDDPDHALVDGPQALLPKDFQALMGLLEKVTAALGRQFVLHRQPGKEPSNDALALAGR encoded by the coding sequence ATGCTAGTTATAATGGATGCCCGCGCCACGGATGAAGATATCCAGCGGGTGGAAAACCGCATCCGTGAACTGGGTTACAAGGCCCACCCCATCCCTGGTGCTACCCGTCTGGCCATTGGCGTAACCGGCAACCAGGGCATCGAAGATCGAATTTACCTGGAGGGTTTGCCGGGGGTTCAGCAGGTCATCCCGGTGACCAAGCCCTATAAATTGGCCAGCAGGGAAACCAAGCCCGAAAACTCGGTGGTTACCGTGGGCCATGTTAAATTTGGTGATGGCAGTGTGGTGATGATTGCTGGTCCCTGTGCCGTTGAGAGTCGGGAGCAGACCCTGCGGATTGCTGAAGCGGTGGCTTCCCTGGGGGCGCAAATGCTCCGAGGCGGCGCCTATAAGCCCCGCACCTCACCCTACACCTTCCAGGGATTGGGTGAGCCGGGCTTGGTAATCCTAGCCGAGGCCCGAGAGCGAACCGGGCTGCCAGTGGTGACGGAAGTGGTGGACCCCGGGCTCGCCCCCCTGGTGGCCAAGTACGCCGACATGCTACAAATCGGCACCCGGAATATGCAGAACTTCGAGCTCCTGAAGGAAGTGGGAAAGCTAGGCAAGCCGGTCTTGATGAAACGGGGTATGAGCGCTACTCTCGATGAGACCCTCATGTCCGCGGAGTACCTCATGTCCCACGGGACCCACGATGTGGTTATCTGCGAGCGGGGGGTACGCACTTTTGCCAGCCATGCCCGCAACACCTTGGACGTAAGCGTTATCCCGGCCCTCAAGCAGGTAAGTCACCTGCCCATCATCGTGGACCCCAGTCACGCCAGCGGCAATCGCAATAGTGTCATTCCCCTGGCTCTGGCTGGTGTGGGTGCTGGTGCCGACGGCCTGATTGTGGATGTGCATGACGATCCCGACCATGCCCTGGTTGACGGCCCGCAGGCTCTTTTGCCTAAGGACTTCCAGGCACTCATGGGGCTGCTGGAAAAGGTTACCGCCGCATTGGGCCGCCAATTTGTCCTCCATCGGCAGCCAGGGAAAGAACCTAGCAACGATGCACTTGCGCTTGCCGGGAGATAA
- the aroA gene encoding 3-phosphoshikimate 1-carboxyvinyltransferase produces MHLRLPGDKSISHRALMLAALADGTSHLMNLSPGADLTATRRSLAQCGISIRKEGEEMIVEGCGGNFQSPKGDLDAGNAGTTARLLTGLLAGRGIHARLTGDASLSRRPMGRIATPLQQLGARIQMSPRGTLPLKLYPASLGSLTYRLPVASAQVKSALLLAGLASEGSVTVIEPVPTRNHTELMLQALGVDIQISGNHITIGAGRQTIPPFTLAVPGDPSSAAFPVALAVLQRDMQLNIDDLLLNPTRMGFYHALQRMGAQVTWTSKRQALGEEVGSLTIRSSSLRGVKLSGDEIPALIDELPILAVLATQAKGETVVRDADELRVKESDRIKAVCENLVRMGGRVQELPDGFRILGPTSLRRATITTYSDHRIAMAFTVAGRIAAGTTTLDDPDCVEISFPGFHQLIDQVAGKISPGVP; encoded by the coding sequence ATGCACTTGCGCTTGCCGGGAGATAAGTCCATCTCTCACCGGGCCCTAATGCTTGCGGCCCTGGCGGATGGTACTTCGCATTTAATGAACCTCTCACCAGGTGCTGACCTAACTGCTACCCGCCGCAGCCTGGCGCAGTGTGGCATTTCCATCCGCAAAGAAGGGGAGGAAATGATAGTGGAAGGTTGCGGCGGCAATTTCCAGTCACCGAAGGGAGATCTGGACGCGGGCAATGCTGGCACCACCGCCCGGCTGCTGACCGGGCTGCTGGCCGGGCGGGGCATTCACGCCCGGCTGACCGGTGATGCATCTCTATCACGCCGCCCCATGGGACGGATCGCAACTCCGCTCCAACAGCTAGGGGCCAGGATACAAATGTCTCCTAGAGGAACCTTACCCCTGAAACTATACCCCGCCAGCCTCGGCTCTCTGACTTATAGACTGCCAGTAGCCAGCGCCCAGGTGAAGTCAGCCCTGCTCCTTGCTGGTCTCGCCAGCGAGGGATCCGTTACGGTCATAGAGCCAGTGCCTACCCGCAACCATACCGAGCTCATGCTCCAGGCTCTGGGAGTGGACATCCAGATCTCCGGGAATCACATAACCATCGGGGCCGGACGGCAGACTATCCCCCCATTTACGTTGGCGGTTCCCGGCGATCCTTCTTCAGCCGCCTTCCCGGTTGCCCTGGCCGTCCTGCAACGAGACATGCAGCTGAACATCGATGATCTCCTGCTCAATCCCACCCGGATGGGATTCTACCACGCCTTACAGCGTATGGGCGCCCAGGTGACCTGGACCAGTAAGCGCCAGGCCTTGGGTGAGGAGGTCGGCAGCCTGACTATCCGTTCATCATCCCTCCGGGGTGTAAAACTCTCAGGAGATGAAATCCCTGCCCTTATTGACGAGCTCCCTATCCTGGCTGTGTTGGCCACTCAGGCTAAGGGCGAGACGGTAGTGCGGGATGCCGATGAGCTGCGGGTCAAAGAGAGTGACCGTATTAAGGCCGTATGCGAGAACCTGGTTCGCATGGGAGGCCGGGTGCAGGAGCTCCCGGACGGATTCCGTATTCTGGGCCCCACCTCCCTGAGAAGAGCTACGATCACCACCTACAGCGATCATCGCATCGCCATGGCCTTCACCGTGGCGGGCCGCATTGCTGCCGGCACTACCACCCTTGACGACCCTGACTGCGTAGAAATCTCATTTCCCGGTTTCCATCAGCTGATCGATCAAGTGGCGGGAAAAATATCGCCAGGGGTGCCATGA
- a CDS encoding shikimate dehydrogenase, translating into MRSFAVIGHPLGHTLSPTFHNYLFDRLVLDARYNALNISPHELPVVTQQLRQGHLDGINITLPYKTAFLAHLDEVAPDAAPVGAVNCVTAVQGRLTGHNTDVAGIHFTLQEGGFDAKGTSVLIMGAGGAARAAMAALTQLGTGHICVAARRKGAVESFLNDFRTAIGNTTLDGRLMDPELNTTPYQLLINATPVGMWPKEETSPLKANQLHQGQTVFDLVYHPEETLLIRQATSRGCHVITGLQIFIRQGLASLEHWFPGVIYNDIGTLNPRIEVSTLRAVLLDAIKKRATDPDTAVQAGESAQ; encoded by the coding sequence ATGAGATCCTTCGCTGTCATCGGTCATCCCCTTGGCCACACCCTCAGTCCCACTTTTCATAATTATCTCTTCGACCGGCTGGTCCTAGATGCCCGCTACAATGCCCTGAACATATCCCCACATGAACTGCCTGTGGTGACCCAGCAACTGCGCCAGGGCCACCTGGACGGTATTAATATTACCCTGCCTTATAAAACTGCCTTCCTGGCCCATCTGGATGAGGTGGCTCCCGACGCCGCACCGGTGGGGGCAGTGAATTGCGTCACCGCAGTTCAGGGACGCCTTACAGGCCACAACACCGATGTAGCCGGCATTCATTTTACCCTCCAGGAAGGTGGCTTCGATGCCAAGGGGACAAGCGTGCTAATTATGGGAGCTGGTGGTGCCGCCCGTGCCGCCATGGCGGCCCTGACGCAGCTGGGTACAGGCCATATCTGCGTAGCAGCTCGGAGAAAGGGGGCGGTGGAGAGCTTCCTGAACGATTTCCGCACGGCCATAGGTAATACGACTCTGGATGGCAGGCTTATGGATCCCGAACTGAATACTACACCCTACCAGCTACTTATCAACGCCACGCCGGTGGGTATGTGGCCCAAAGAAGAAACTTCCCCCCTCAAGGCGAACCAACTCCATCAGGGACAGACCGTTTTCGACCTGGTTTATCACCCGGAAGAGACTCTGCTTATAAGGCAGGCCACCAGCCGAGGCTGCCATGTAATTACCGGGCTGCAGATTTTTATCAGGCAGGGTCTGGCATCTTTGGAACACTGGTTCCCCGGCGTCATTTACAACGATATCGGCACTCTGAATCCAAGGATCGAGGTGTCCACCCTAAGGGCAGTGTTGCTAGATGCCATCAAGAAACGCGCCACCGATCCGGACACGGCGGTACAAGCAGGAGAATCGGCACAATGA
- the aroC gene encoding chorismate synthase has protein sequence MRKLRWLTAGESHGKGLIGILEGLPAGLEITEDYIAFQLTRRQLGHGRSERMQIESDRAEIYAGVRHGRTLGSPIALILANKDWENWKHIMSIGPPDRSIKPVTVPRPGHGDLAGIKKYGFADIRNVLERASARETAMRVALGSLARKFLSELHMEVGSRVISIHTAKDDFELPVGLSPEGLNTRVDASPVRCLSKKAEKAMIQAIEKAKAAGDSVGGTFEVIAAGIPYGLGSHIQWDLKLKARLTHAVVSINAIEGVEIGLGFAGSQRSGSECQDEIISEGEAGRLTRPTNNAGGIEAGISNAQPIVVRAVMKPLPTLAQPLRSVNVLTDKPEPAHKERTDACAVPAASIVAESMVCLVLADALLEKFGGDSMDQVKAHMQATAQY, from the coding sequence ATGAGGAAACTTCGCTGGTTGACGGCCGGTGAGTCCCATGGTAAAGGACTAATAGGCATCCTTGAAGGGCTGCCCGCTGGTCTGGAGATTACCGAGGACTATATCGCGTTCCAACTGACCCGGCGGCAGCTGGGCCACGGCCGCAGCGAGCGCATGCAAATCGAAAGTGACCGGGCTGAAATTTACGCCGGTGTTCGCCACGGCAGAACCCTGGGATCCCCTATTGCTCTCATCCTGGCTAATAAGGATTGGGAGAACTGGAAACACATCATGTCGATAGGTCCGCCTGATCGGTCCATCAAACCGGTGACCGTCCCCCGTCCGGGCCATGGCGACCTGGCCGGGATCAAAAAATATGGCTTCGCCGATATCCGCAATGTGCTGGAGCGGGCCAGCGCACGCGAGACAGCTATGAGAGTTGCCTTGGGCAGTCTAGCTCGTAAATTCCTGTCTGAATTGCATATGGAGGTGGGCAGTCGCGTGATCTCCATCCATACCGCGAAAGACGATTTCGAACTGCCGGTTGGTCTATCTCCCGAAGGTCTCAACACCCGGGTGGACGCCTCCCCGGTGCGGTGCCTTAGTAAAAAGGCGGAGAAAGCCATGATTCAGGCCATCGAAAAGGCTAAGGCAGCTGGTGACAGTGTGGGCGGCACCTTCGAAGTTATCGCCGCGGGTATCCCCTACGGCCTCGGCAGCCACATCCAGTGGGACCTTAAGCTGAAAGCCCGCCTGACACACGCGGTAGTGTCTATTAACGCCATTGAGGGCGTAGAAATCGGTCTGGGGTTTGCTGGGTCCCAGCGCTCCGGCAGCGAATGTCAGGATGAAATCATCAGCGAAGGTGAGGCTGGACGTCTTACCCGGCCCACAAATAATGCTGGTGGAATTGAGGCCGGTATAAGCAATGCCCAGCCCATCGTGGTACGGGCAGTGATGAAACCACTACCCACCCTTGCGCAACCACTGCGGTCAGTGAATGTTCTTACGGATAAGCCTGAGCCGGCCCATAAAGAACGCACCGATGCCTGTGCCGTACCGGCGGCCTCCATTGTTGCTGAAAGCATGGTCTGCCTGGTCCTGGCCGATGCCCTGCTGGAAAAATTCGGCGGCGACAGTATGGATCAGGTAAAAGCCCATATGCAGGCCACAGCCCAATATTAA